From the Oryzias latipes chromosome 22, ASM223467v1 genome, one window contains:
- the LOC101160775 gene encoding B2 bradykinin receptor has protein sequence MTFQPTSFQNLSIAVLDGLQNSTNSTGCQEAEAWSWVYAHGPAYISIICALGILLNLFVLTVFCFHNKPCTVAEIFLGNLAAADLILVCCLPFWVVNIANSFNWPFGQFMCKAVNVGIKINVYCSTYFLVLVSIDRYIALVHGLSHGRLRRPKYAKLSCVITWGFGLLLSIPAFIFREVEYFPLYGVHACYLAYPSQTIELFYNGALIFLSFLLPISVISFCTWRIICALKKQAIDRINAEKTEQKATILVLVVLLVFLFCWVPFHLATMLDLLLKAHILTGCNLETALDICNQFFTYMGFFNSVLNPILYVVVGKNFRKKVQELSKQWRNKRRLTESTRSNVSSTLKSLV, from the exons ATGACTTTTCAGCCCACAAG TTTCCAAAACCTCAGCATTGCAGTGTTGGATGGACTCCAGAATAGCACCAACAGCACTGGCTGTCAAGAAGCAGAAGCCTGGAGTTGGGTCTACGCCCATGGGCCTGCATACATCTCCATCATCTGTGCTCTGGGAATACTGCTTAATCTATTTGTCCTGACAGTGTTCTGCTTTCACAACAAGCCCTGCACAGTGGCAGAGATCTTCCTGGGCAACCTGGCTGCTGCGGATCTCATCCTGGTTTGCTGTTTGCCGTTCTGGGTGGTCAACATTGCCAATAGTTTCAATTGGCCTTTTGGCCAATTCATGTGCAAGGCGGTCAATGTTGGCATTAAAATTAACGTTTACTGCAGTACGTACTTCCTTGTTTTGGTTAGCATAGATCGCTACATAGCCCTGGTGCATGGTTTGTCTCATGGAAGACTGCGTAGGCCGAAGTATGCAAAACTAAGCTGTGTGATAACATGGGGCTTTGGCTTGCTCCTGAGCATACCTGCGTTTATTTTTCGGGAGGTGGAATATTTTCCACTGTATGGTGTTCATGCGTGCTATCTTGCCTACCCAAGCCAAACCatagagcttttttataatggtGCACTCATCTTTCTCAGCTTCCTCCTTCCCATTTCAGTCATTTCATTCTGCACTTGGAGGATaatttgtgctttaaaaaaacaagcaatcgACAGAATCAAcgctgagaaaacagaacagaaagcaACCATCTTGGTGTTGGTTgtcctcctcgtcttcctctTCTGCTGGGTCCCATTTCATTTGGCCACCATGTTGGATCTCCTCTTAAAAGCTCACATCCTCACAGGTTGTAATCTTGAAACTGCCTTAGATATCTGCAACCAATTCTTCACCTACATGGGCTTTTTCAACAGCGTCTTGAACCCCATCCTTTATGTTGTTGTTGGAAAAAACTTTAGGAAAAAAGTTCAGGAATTGTCAAAGCAGTGGCGCAACAAAAGAAGATTGACCGAGTCCACACGGTCAAACGTGTCTTCAACGCTCAAGAGTTTGGTCTAG
- the LOC101161279 gene encoding B2 bradykinin receptor-like has translation MLNNSGAKSVMTPALFVNPNLGKQENPNENATSEVLKHILNENATSEVLKHILNENATSVEWMFTLIPPYISIISALGFVLNVFVLLVFCLHKKPYTVAEIYLCNLAAADLFLTCFLPLWAVNVYNKFQWTLGKEFCKAFYVGIFMNAYCSIYFLALVSVDRYFALVHPLSHETLRTPFHARISCLVVWILGFLLSIPSLIYRDVKPDQGCSLYYQNSTVPILIESKIFIFSFIIPIIIISLCTISILRALSKRSKRVNVNKSENKTTILILSVLLAFLICWIPYFLTQILDVFHENKILTEGTYGLEICKQIFPCLAVFNSVLNPCLYVLVGKRFRRKVKELFSQQNEKRSAITGFVSTRTYLTTSVRT, from the exons ATGCTGAACAATTCAGGGGCAAAGTCTGTCAT gacCCCAGCTTTATTTGTAAATCCTAACCttggaaaacaggaaaatcCGAATGAAAATGCTACATCTGAAGTATTGAAGCACATTCTGAATGAAAATGCTACATCTGAAGTATTGAAGCACATTCTGAATGAAAATGCTACATCTGTAGAATGGATGTTCACTCTGATTCCTCCATACATCTCCATCATCAGCGCGCTGGGATTTGTCCTCAACGTCTTTGTGCTGTTGGTTTTCTGCCTCCATAAGAAACCCTACACTGTGGCTGAGATCTACCTGTGCAACTTGGCTGCTGCCGATCTTTTTCTGACGTGTTTTTTACCACTCTGGGCTGTCAATGTTTACAATAAGTTTCAATGGACGCTTGGGAAAGAGTTCTGCAAAGCCTTCTATGTGGGCATCTTCATGAATGCCTACTGCAGCATCTACTTCCTTGCCCTTGTCAGCGTGGATCGTTATTTTGCTCTTGTGCACCCACTTTCACATGAGACACTGCGCACGCCTTTTCATGCCAGAATTTCCTGTTTAGTGGTCTGGATTCTGGGATTCTTGTTAAGTATCCCATCACTCATCTACAGGGATGTGAAACCTGATCAAGGCTGCAGCCTTTATTACCAAAACTCCACTGTGCCTATTTTGATAGAGTcaaaaatttttattttcagcttcaTTATACCCATTATCATCATTTCCCTCTGCACTATCAGCATTCTTAGAGCTCTGAGTAAAAGGTCAAAAAGGGTAAATGTGAACAAATCGGAGAATAAAACCACCATTTTGATCCTGAGCGTCCTTCTTGCATTCCTGATCTGCTGGATCCCATACTTCCTGACTCAGATCCTGGATGTCTTTCATGAAAACAAGATCCTAACCGAGGGCACATACGGTCTGGAAATCTGCAAACAGATTTTTCCCTGCTTGGCCGTCTTCAACAGCGTTCTCAACCCCTGCCTCTACGTCCTTGTCGGAAAGCGTTTTAGGCGCAAGGTTAAGGAACTGTTTTCGCAGCAGAACGAGAAGAGAAGTGCCATCACCGGTTTTGTCAGCACACGGACATACCTGACAACCAGTGTGAGAACCTGA
- the LOC101161019 gene encoding B2 bradykinin receptor-like, translating into MAMELNITVTQSWWPENSSVLPSFEPSVSPVSTEWEIAFIPPLVFTFSLLGLFFNSFVLAVFAAYRDRLTVAEIYLSNLALADFALLCCLPFWAMNIINRFNWPYGDALCKIVNSIIIMNFYTSIYTLVMISIDRYLALVKTMKARLLRRTLYAKIICVILWLLALLLSTPYIVHRKVKFIEEYGTISCVLDYSHGSPWKLAHQTVMNVAGFVLPVLVIVFCNWNIIKALAKREERAGSSNSSDTKATGLVYAVTLLFLLCWGPLQVFTFLDSLCDVDVLSGTWFHTLDVGRQVSGYLAFFNSTLNPLLYVFSGQYFKRKVSAIYRSAQRQRRGSDMTIYQRSVVSTYINRTEQIKNVIIPNTTHLI; encoded by the exons atG GCTATGGAGCTAAATATCACAGTAACCCAGTCGTGGTGGCCTGAAAACAGCAGCGTTCTCCCTTCGTTTGAACCATCAGTGTCTCCAGTCTCTACCGAATGGGAAATTGCCTTTATTCCCCCCTTGGTCTTCACGTTTTCCTTACTTGGCCTGTTCTTCAACAGCTTCGTTCTGGCTGTTTTTGCAGCTTACAGGGATCGGCTGACTGTGGCAGAGATCTATCTGAGTAATCTGGCCCTGGCGGACTTTGCTCTCCTCTGCTGCCTCCCTTTTTGGGCCATGAACATCATAAACAGATTCAACTGGCCGTATGGAGACGCCTTATGCAAGATAGTCAactccatcatcatcatgaaTTTCTACACCAGCATCTACACCCTGGTGATGATCAGCATTGACCGCTATTTAGCTCTTGTGAAAACCATGAAGGCCAGACTTCTCAGGCGGACACTTTATGCTAAAATAATCTGTGTCATCCTATGGCTGCTGGCGCTCCTCCTGAGCACACCGTACATAGTTCACAGAAAGGTGAAGTTTATTGAGGAATATGGGACAATATCCTGTGTTTTAGACTACTCTCACGGCAGCCCCTGGAAGCTCGCCCATCAGACTGTCATGAATGTGGCTGGCTTTGTACTCCCTGTTCTGGTCATTGTTTTCTGCAACTGGAATATAATCAAGGCTTTGGCTAAGAGGGAGGAAAGGGCAGGCTCTTCCAACTCCAGCGATACAAAGGCAACAGGACTGGTTTACGCAGTCACGCTACTGTTTCTACTGTGCTGGGGTCCACTCCAGGTGTTCACCTTCCTTGATTCCCTGTGTGATGTTGACGTGCTGAGTGGGACGTGGTTTCACACACTGGATGTTGGGAGACAGGTTTCAGGATATCTGGCGTTTTTCAACAGCACTCTAAACCCTCTGCTGTATGTCTTCTCTGGACAGTACTTTAAAAGGAAGGTGAGCGCCATCTACAGAAGCGCTCAACGTCAACGCAGAGGATCAGACATGACCATATATCAGCGCTCTGTTGTGTCCACTTACATCAACAGAACAGAGCAAATTAAGAATGTGATCATCCCCAACACAACACATCTAATATGA
- the LOC101161523 gene encoding B2 bradykinin receptor-like isoform X1: MSGIQNATNPVICSISPANWTFTVVPVYVMAIAVVGIVLNFFVLMVFILHKKACTVAEIYLSNLAAADLLLVSFLPFWAVNVYRYYNWTFGVVLCKTVNVSILMNVYCSIFFLVLVSIDRYLALVFPLSHGKLRGTVCAKVACFLVWLAGFLLSLPALIHREIRTVPGSNSTFCSVNPASTTTLIDCMIFVFGFVIPISIITFCTFKILKALRNRIAEGLNAQKKDHKATTLVLAVLLAFLFCWVPFYLNKIPTVLRDKHILTDCTSQYILYISGNIFTYLAFFNSVLNPILYVIVGKNFRKKAKDLFTRRKDNLNPTLSRSSIHTFLSRRVKSLD; the protein is encoded by the coding sequence ATGAGTGGAATTCAAAACGCCACCAATCCTGTAATCTGCAGCATTTCCCCAGCAAACTGGACTTTCACTGTGGTTCCTGTGTACGTCATGGCCATCGCCGTGGTGGGAATTGTTCTCAATTTCTTTGTGCTGATGGTCTTCATCTTACACAAGAAAGCCTGCACAGTGGCTGAGATCTACCTGAGCAACCTGGCTGCTGCTGACCTTCTTCTGGTGTCTTTCTTGCCGTTCTGGGCTGTCAACGTGTACAGATACTATAATTGGACTTTTGGTGTTGTTTTGTGCAAAACTGTTAATGTGAGCATTTTAATGAATGTCTACTGCAGCATCTTCTTCCTGGTTCTTGTCAGCATAGACCGTTATTTAGCTCTGGTGTTTCCATTGTCTCATGGTAAACTGCGCGGAACAGTCTGTGCCAAAGTGGCATGTTTTCTGGTTTGGCTTGCAGGATTTTTATTGAGTCTTCCAGCACTGATTCACAGGGAAATAAGAACTGTGCCTGGATCAAATAGTACATTTTGCTCCGTAAATCCTGCAAGCACCACTACTTTAATTGATTGTATGATATTTGTATTTGGCTTTGTGATACCTATTTCTATTATTACTTTCTGCACTTTTAAGATACTTAAAGCTTTACGTAACAGAATAGCAGAAGGATTAAATGCTCAGAAAAAAGATCATAAGGCCACCACTTTGGTTTTAGCTGTTCTGTTagcatttcttttctgttgGGTTCCATTCTACCTGAATAAGATACCCACTGTGCTTAgagacaaacacattttaacagaTTGCACCTCCCAGTACATTCTGTACATCAGTGGAAACATCTTCACATACTTAGCTTTCTTCAACAGCGTCCTCAACCCCATTCTCTATGTCATTGTTGGAAAAAACTTCAGGAAAAAGGCCAAGGATCTCTTCACACGAAGGAAAGATAACCTCAATCCAACCCTCAGTCGCTCCTCGATTCACACGTTCCTGTCAAGAAGAGTTAAAAGCTTGGATTAG